A single window of Senegalia massiliensis DNA harbors:
- a CDS encoding 4Fe-4S binding protein: MKRKSHIKWSWIIIVSFFVLSIIDFRFGIFGFVCMTAPIYHALRGRGKVHCSHYCPRGSFLGKFLQKINLGNNMPKWMKTKKAKNTLLGIMITLLSISLIHSQGDFNKIAFSLFRFMGVSFIVGIMMGIIFKPRSWCQVCPMGYSTGLIKKAKDKRKAI; encoded by the coding sequence ATGAAAAGAAAATCTCATATTAAATGGTCATGGATAATAATAGTGAGCTTTTTTGTGTTGTCCATAATAGACTTTAGATTTGGTATATTTGGATTTGTATGTATGACTGCACCAATATATCATGCACTAAGAGGTAGAGGAAAAGTACATTGTTCACATTATTGTCCTAGAGGATCATTTTTAGGTAAATTTCTACAAAAAATAAACTTAGGAAACAATATGCCTAAATGGATGAAAACAAAAAAAGCTAAAAATACATTACTTGGAATAATGATTACATTACTTTCTATATCACTAATACATTCACAAGGCGATTTCAATAAAATAGCATTTAGCTTATTTAGATTTATGGGAGTATCGTTTATAGTAGGAATTATGATGGGAATTATATTCAAACCTCGTAGTTGGTGTCAAGTATGTCCCATGGGATATAGTACAGGATTAATTAAAAAAGCAAAAGATAAAAGAAAAGCAATTTAA
- a CDS encoding DegT/DnrJ/EryC1/StrS family aminotransferase, translating to MTELRSIPFSPPDISDEEINEVVDTLKSGWITTGPKTKLFEKKIAEYCNTSKAVALNSATVAMEMTLRLLGIGPGDEVITCAYTYSASASVIAHVGAKVVLVDSGKDSFHIDYDAIADAITDRTKAIIPVDIAGVMCDYDRIFEAVKNKKQLFIASNGLQKAFGRVVVIADAAHSIGATYKRKMSGEVADFTSFSFHAVKNLTTAEGGMVTWRDIEGINNEEIYKQYMLLSLHGQSKDALSKTKLGAWEYDIVAPNYKCNMTDIMASLGLAQFKRYPEILVRRREIIEKYDELLADLDVMIMKHYDHGYSSSGHLYLLRLNGKDETFRNDVIIKMAEKDVSTNVHYKPLPMHTAYKNLGFKMEDYPNAFDMYRNEITLPLHTLLTDEDIEYVVGRIKESLDELK from the coding sequence ATGACTGAATTGAGAAGTATTCCATTTTCACCACCAGATATTTCAGATGAAGAAATCAATGAAGTAGTTGATACATTAAAGTCTGGTTGGATTACAACAGGGCCTAAAACTAAATTATTCGAAAAGAAAATTGCTGAGTATTGCAATACATCAAAAGCAGTCGCTCTCAATTCAGCGACAGTTGCAATGGAGATGACTTTAAGGCTTCTAGGAATTGGACCAGGAGATGAAGTCATTACTTGTGCATACACTTATTCTGCATCTGCAAGTGTTATCGCTCATGTAGGTGCAAAAGTCGTTCTTGTAGACTCAGGAAAAGACTCTTTCCACATCGATTATGATGCGATTGCCGATGCTATTACAGATAGGACAAAAGCCATCATTCCAGTTGATATCGCAGGTGTGATGTGTGATTACGATAGAATTTTTGAAGCTGTTAAAAACAAGAAACAATTATTCATTGCATCAAATGGTCTGCAAAAGGCATTTGGAAGAGTGGTTGTTATTGCTGATGCAGCTCACTCAATAGGGGCTACTTATAAAAGAAAAATGAGTGGCGAAGTTGCTGACTTTACATCTTTCTCTTTTCATGCTGTAAAAAATTTAACTACAGCTGAAGGTGGAATGGTTACGTGGAGAGATATCGAAGGCATTAATAATGAAGAAATTTATAAGCAGTATATGCTACTATCCCTTCACGGCCAATCAAAAGATGCATTATCTAAGACTAAGCTTGGCGCGTGGGAATATGACATTGTAGCTCCAAACTATAAATGCAACATGACTGATATTATGGCATCTTTAGGGTTAGCACAATTTAAGAGATATCCTGAGATTCTTGTAAGAAGAAGAGAGATTATTGAAAAATATGATGAGTTATTAGCTGATTTGGATGTGATGATTATGAAGCATTATGATCATGGTTATTCTTCTTCAGGACATCTGTATTTATTAAGACTTAATGGAAAAGACGAAACATTTAGAAATGATGTAATTATTAAGATGGCTGAGAAAGATGTTTCTACAAATGTTCACTACAAGCCACTTCCAATGCATACAGCTTATAAGAACTTAGGGTTTAAAATGGAAGATTATCCGAATGCGTTTGATATGTATAGAAATGAGATTACACTACCCCTTCATACTTTATTGACTGATGAGGATATTGAGTATGTGGTTGGTAGAATAAAAGAATCATTAGATGAGCTTAAGTAA
- a CDS encoding sugar transferase, whose protein sequence is MYRNFFKRLFDLVLAIIALPFWLIILVIVGSMIYFQDNGSIFYNAPRLGKDGKVFKMYKFRSMKMNAPDIRNEDGSTFNSADDPRLTRIGKFIRKTSLDETPQLLNIIKGNMSIIGPRPDLPEHMDLYEGNEARKLEIRPGVTGYNQAYFRNTIPWKERIKNDIYYIDHLTMWMDIKVFFKTAILVLKKEYVFVEQKSENKNGEKSNV, encoded by the coding sequence GTGTATCGTAATTTTTTTAAGAGACTATTCGATTTAGTATTAGCAATTATAGCACTTCCATTCTGGTTGATTATTTTAGTTATTGTTGGTTCGATGATTTATTTTCAGGACAATGGCTCAATCTTCTATAATGCGCCTCGATTAGGTAAGGATGGGAAGGTATTTAAAATGTATAAGTTTAGGTCCATGAAGATGAATGCACCAGATATACGTAATGAAGATGGATCCACTTTTAATTCAGCGGACGATCCAAGGCTTACGAGGATAGGTAAGTTCATCAGAAAGACAAGCCTTGATGAGACACCACAGCTTTTAAATATCATTAAAGGGAATATGAGCATCATTGGCCCTAGACCAGATCTTCCAGAACATATGGACCTGTATGAAGGAAATGAAGCTAGAAAGCTTGAGATAAGACCAGGAGTTACTGGCTATAATCAAGCCTACTTTAGAAATACAATCCCTTGGAAAGAAAGAATCAAGAATGACATTTATTACATTGATCATTTGACAATGTGGATGGATATCAAGGTATTTTTTAAAACTGCTATATTGGTTCTTAAGAAGGAATATGTATTTGTAGAACAGAAATCAGAAAACAAGAATGGTGAGAAATCCAATGTCTAG
- a CDS encoding GNAT family N-acetyltransferase produces MSSKNYELRSLQWDTDYFGVSSARVNLSGILDERGQEEVFEFCKGYDFVTISNIYNIQENNHWIGNRTNAFLADMNIQFLKILSDKPDYKDDKTYVVNCLSRNEQIVDIARKSFNYSRFFNDPKLPQEQAKNIYVHWTEYAFNQQKKYFVISEREGNVAGYILFSFNEDSSVIELIAVDEKYQGQRVGKSLIRTMESFVIDQGIKNIKVGTQVNNISAAQFYNARGFKYVSCGSMYHLWIR; encoded by the coding sequence ATGTCTAGTAAAAATTATGAGCTAAGGTCACTACAGTGGGATACAGATTACTTTGGTGTTAGTTCAGCTAGGGTGAATCTGAGTGGCATTTTAGATGAGAGAGGTCAAGAAGAAGTGTTCGAGTTTTGCAAAGGCTATGACTTTGTTACCATCTCAAATATTTACAATATACAAGAGAATAACCACTGGATAGGAAATAGAACGAATGCTTTTCTTGCTGATATGAACATTCAGTTCCTGAAAATTTTGTCTGATAAGCCAGACTATAAAGATGATAAAACTTATGTGGTGAATTGCTTATCAAGGAATGAACAGATTGTTGATATTGCCAGGAAGTCATTTAATTATTCTAGGTTTTTTAATGATCCCAAGCTACCGCAAGAACAAGCCAAGAATATTTATGTTCACTGGACTGAGTACGCTTTTAATCAGCAGAAAAAGTATTTCGTTATATCTGAGAGAGAAGGTAATGTGGCGGGTTATATACTTTTTTCTTTTAATGAAGACAGTAGTGTAATTGAGCTTATAGCTGTTGATGAGAAATATCAAGGACAAAGAGTTGGGAAATCACTGATTCGTACCATGGAATCATTTGTTATAGATCAAGGAATCAAAAATATCAAAGTTGGAACACAGGTGAACAACATATCTGCAGCTCAGTTTTATAATGCTAGGGGATTTAAGTATGTGAGCTGCGGGAGCATGTATCATTTGTGGATAAGATAA